The DNA segment CTCTGCGTGAACGACAATTCTTAAAATGTAGAAAGTCTTAATTCTATGTAGTTCTCGATTAGTATGAGTATTATTTCAGATTTCTGCCCAATATTTTCACATCATGctttttttaaccgactccaaaaGGAGACAGGATATCTATttgtcttattttattaaatgtttttcagcgatataattatttttcgtttattcTTTTTcgttttgaattattgtttttgtgttggatttGGTATAACTTTAGAATCgtcccattttaatttcatattggtTGGTATttgattatacattttaaagttCCAGAGAGGATCTCCTTAATATCAAATACGATTTTATTGATTCTTTTGTGTTTCAAACAATATAGCTCCAAGATAAAaccatattaaaaatgtttttttttttattaaattttttgtctttAAGACCGGTGTTGCAGATGGTCGCGggagtaaatattattaagccaaagtttgattttattcgaagtaaatattttatttttggtctGTATCAACTAGCGTCTTGCTATTGATTAATTAGTATTTACGCATACTTGATTGTGACGAAGGTTGTTTGATGAAGGTGGTCCACGCGCCCCGAATACTTAACATAATCAGGTGTTAGTAACATTTTTcgttagttttgtttttgtttaaatatttatttacacctaATGTGTGGGAGAcagatttgtaaaattttgtgtttttcttttGGTTAACATAGTTTAAAGGAGGAATGATAAGTGTTAACAGGCCACTGTTTCTATATTAttgtatcaaatattaaaaaagcttATCGCTGCTTCAGTGCGTATTGAATAGAAACTTATAAACTTAAATTACAGAGCCGGTAGTTAAAGCAAATGTCAGTTGACTGGGTATAGCGAGCGTATATTGAATTTTGTCTTAATTGTtaccgttattttttttacaacactCTGGTTGTTAACACCTGACAATCCTAATTATGTGTGTGGAACACAAATCAACAGCTGGTCAGTAACAGATCACGTCTTGTTGCATCACAATCCGCAGGCATTGTTATTGAATCAAAAGAGAGGCCAGAAGCAACTACAACTCCTACAATGTGgtctacttattttatattttctgtaacaatatatttttgtaaggcAGAGATGATTGCTCCAGGCATTGATAGAACCTACAGTGATGGAGTAAAAAGTGTTGGATTTAACGTAGTATATGGAGATGAAGATTTGACGATGATCAATGAGGTAGTCAGTGAAGTGGAGAAGTCTAACGCGCTGAAGAGCAGAGTTAATATAAATGAAGCTCTACCGCCGCTGCCTGCGCAAGATGTAAAATGTTTGATGTCAGTCGACCGGTATTGTTCCAGGGATATGAGGCAGATGAAAGGTAATATTGTAGTTGTGACATccattattttgtagtttattttaagtGCCACTTAgttattagcattttttttgtcattaaaagttaaaaattcaataacttcttatgtttacatgaTTTTTAGCATTGAAATGATActactttattgattttttgggataaatttgtgtaattttacGACGGCTATTTTATTCCATTCAGGAGTCaggagtaaaaattaaacaaattagtcATGAATAATTTCGTAAAGTTCTTGACTTTCAAAGTTAAAAGTAGTTTGTTTATAAAGCTTAgtttttccaaaaaatatattgtcataagtactttaattgtaattaaacacACACAATGATTCGATTTTTATATAGTACGTAGCAAGTtattttttcatagtttttatgttttaattcgatggtttttatatgtatttttctagATACGTGCCTAAAAACTCCttgatttaaaacaataattatatttatattttcaaacaggTATACTTATTCATGCTTTAAAAGACGATTGCGCAAAATGCACCCAGAAGGAGAAAGAAGATGCGGGCAAAGTTGTAGCATCTATGCTCGCACATGATCCGGTTGCTTGGAAACTGTTTTTAACCAGGTACGGAGAGATCAAGAAAGTGCAAAGAATACTCGGTTAAATAATCAATCAGCGAAATGGGTTAGTCATATATCAATCTGCAAGCAAAGGTAGATGTTAATTCGCATACCGCAAGAGTATTGACGTAAAAGGAAAGCCCTTGTCAAGAGTTAGGTAAATTGAGATGATTTTCTATTGATAGGACTTGTTGCTtagttgataataataaatgatttagcCTAACTAGTTTCAGTTAACAGCCGTATTATGTAGCAAAACTTGAGAATGAAGAATGAAGGAATAAATGTAGAGTGAACATTGTATACTTAGGTTTTAGTTTACCTTAACTTTCGTTGTAGGTCTGCcttacaaataaaagaaaagaaacgtACTTCCAAACCGAAAGAAATTATACTTAAAGAAAAAGGCGACCCCGAAGAAATAGTttccaaaagtaaatatacaatgtCTGGATTTAAAG comes from the Manduca sexta isolate Smith_Timp_Sample1 chromosome 16, JHU_Msex_v1.0, whole genome shotgun sequence genome and includes:
- the LOC115446267 gene encoding uncharacterized protein LOC115446267, with the translated sequence MWSTYFIFSVTIYFCKAEMIAPGIDRTYSDGVKSVGFNVVYGDEDLTMINEVVSEVEKSNALKSRVNINEALPPLPAQDVKCLMSVDRYCSRDMRQMKGILIHALKDDCAKCTQKEKEDAGKVVASMLAHDPVAWKLFLTRSALQIKEKKRTSKPKEIILKEKGDPEEIVSKSKYTMSGFKVRVKRYAAEKV